Sequence from the Mangrovibacterium diazotrophicum genome:
GGCGGAGAAACGCCGTTTGAGTATGAAGTACAGAACAACCGGATTTACCGGGGAGTATCATCGGTGGTTGACGGCAAGTTCGAATTCTCGTTTATTGTTCCCAAAGACATTTCCTACGCAATTGGCGAGGGTAAAATATTGTACTATGCCAGCAACGATAGTATTGACGCACATGGCGCGAATAATGAACTTCTGATCGGCGGAAACTCAGAGAGCGACATTGTTGATACGGAAGGGCCTTTGGTTGAATTGTACCTGAACAACCCATCGTTTGAGTCGGGAGACCAGGTTGGGGTGAACTCAATTTTATACCTGAATTTAAGCGACGAAAGTGGTATAAATACTTTGGGAACCGGAATCGGACATGATATTACAGCGGTGCTCGATGGTGATTATTCCGACGTTATTGTGCTGAATGACTATTACCTGGCCGATTTGGATAGCTATACTTCCGGAACCATTGTTTACCCGATGAGCGGACTTTCTGTTGGCGAGCATACCTTGACGATTAAGGTGTGGGATGTTATGAATAATTCGACTGAAATAGAAATACATTTCGTTGTCAGCGAGGAATTTAAAATTGAAGATGTGATTTGCTATCCTAACCCGATGACAGATTACACGCGGTTCAAAATTATTCATAACCGCCCCGGCGAAGTATTCGATGCTAAGATTGAAGTTTTCGATTCGAAAGGAAGCCTGATCGATATGATCAAGGAGACATTGATATCAGAGGAAACAGAGACTGATCCCATTCTTTGGCAACTGAGCGATCATCAGGTTTTGGTACGCAGCGGTGCTTATTTGTATCGGGTTATTCTTTCTGCATCCGATGGTAACACCGCGACCAAATCGGGCGTAATAATTCTATTGAAAAGATAAGGGGCGAAGTCGATAATTTTTATCGATTAATTCCGTTTGCATATTGAAAGTTGGAATTAATCCAAAATTTTATCTTTGCGCAACGTTATATAAAATGAAAAAAATGAGAAGCCAATTCTTTTTGACCGCGCTTGCCGTGTTGTTTCTATTGTTTTCCGGTAAGTCGTTTGGTCAAAGTTCCACTTCTGGTGCGAATGTTGTTTCAACAGCTGTCCCTTTCTTGACGATAGCGCCCGACTCTCGGGCAGGAGCGATGGGGGATGCCGGTGTGGCAACTTCTCCCGATATGAACTCGCAACACTGGAACCCCGCAAAATATGCCTTTATCGAAAGCGACCTTGGTGTTGCACTGTCTTATTCGCCTTGGTTGCGCAACTTGGTTGACGATATCAACCTGGCCTATTTGTCAGCGTTCAAACGCATCGATGAGCAACAGGTCGTAAGTGCTTCTCTTCGTTATTTTTCGTTGGGAGGGATTACGTTCCGAAACGAATACGGTGAGTTGCAGGGACAACAAAATCCGAACGAGTTTGCCTTCGATGTGGCTTACTCTCGTTTGTTATCCGAAAAATTTTCAGGATCTGTGGCATTACGTTACATCCGTTCCGATTTGACCGGAGGGATGCCAGTGGGAGGAGTTGAATCACATGCCGGTAATTCGTTTGCTGCGGACATCGCTTTTTACTATCGCGATGAGATGCGTCATAACCGCAAAAACTCGGTGTTTTCAGCCGGGGTAAATATTTCAAACATCGGTAGCAAAATTTCCTATACCGATGGTGAAACCAAGGATTTCATTCCGGCAAACCTGCGTTTGGGTACGTCCTACGAAATGGAGCTGGACGATTATAACTCGCTGAATTTTGCATTGGACCTGAACAAACTTTTGGTGCCGACTCCGGATACCGAAAGTTTAACCGATGAAAACGGTGTGATTGTTGGCGGGGGTTTTAGCGAAGACAAGTCAGTTATCGGAGGTATCATCAGTTCATTCTCCGATGCTCCGGGCGGTTTCAAAGAAGAATTGCAGGAAATCACCGTTTCGTTGGGGGTTGAATATTGGTATCAAAAGCAATTTGCGCTTCGTGCCGGATATTTCCACGAAAATGAAAATAAGGGTAACCGAAAATATTTCACGGCTGGTGCCGGTTTCAAATTGAACGTGTTTACCCTCGACTTCTCTTATTTATTCCCAACACAACGGAACCATCCATTGGAAAACACCTTGCGTTTTTCATTGGCCTTTGATTTCGACCAGTTAAGCAGTAAAAGAAGATGATTATACGCGTAGGACTTGGCTATGATGTTCATAGCCTGGCAGAGGGAGAGACATTGTGGCTGGGAGGAATCCTTGTTCCGCACAGCAAAGGAACAGTTGCGCATTCGGATGGTGACGTTCTGATTCATGCAATCTGTGATGCGCTATTGGGAGCGGCAAAACTTCGGGATATTGGTTACCATTTCCCGGATACGTCTTCGGACTTTAAAAATGTAGATAGTAAGATTTTACTCAAAAAATGCCAGGAACTCATTGCCGAAAAGGGCTACGAAATTGGCAATATTGATGCGACAATCGCTGCGCAGCAACCAAAGTTGAAGGATTTTATTCCGTTGATGGAAGCCAAAATGGCAGAGGTGCTGGGTATCGACGAGGATTGTGTCTCGGTAAAAGCAACAACCACAGAACGGTTGGGATTCGAAGGGCGCCAGGAAGGAATTTCTGCTTACGCCTCGGTGTTGATTCAAAAATAACAGGGTATGAAAAAGACATTAGTAATAGGCGCCAGCGAAAAGCCGGAACGCTATTCATACAAAGCAATTAAAGCACTTCGCCAACATGGACACGAGGTTGTGGCTTTGGCGCCAAGGCCAGGTAAAGTTGCCGATGTGGACTTTAGTACCGACCCTGTCGATTTTCAGGGAATTGATACCGTGACCCTTTACGTGGGGCCACAAAACCAAGCAGGCTATATGGATTACGTGGAGAAGCTTCAGCCGAAGCGGGTCATTTTTAACCCGGGCACGGAGAACGATGCGTTTGCGGAGCGTCTGGAGCAAGCAGGTATTCAATCAGAAATAGCCTGTACGTTGGTATTGTTAAGTATTGGCCAGTACTAATGGAGACTTTCATCGGTACACTGGACGATTTTGCCGGGTTTCTGACCCGTGAGCAAGCCGTTATCGTGTATTTTTCAACCGATGAGTGCCAGGTCTGCAAAGTATTAAAACCCAAAATAGTTGAACTGATATGCGGCAGTTTTCCGGAGATGAAACTGCTGTATGTGCCTATGAACAGTAATCCGGAGATTGCTGGTCAGTATCGAATTTTTGCTGTTCCTACGATCGTTGTGTATTTCGAGGGGCGTGAATTCATGAGGAAGAGCAGAAGTTTTGGATTGGATGAATTAAAAAATGAGATTTCCCGTCCATATAAACTGATGTTTTCTTGAATCAAATTTGAAAAACAAGGAAATAAATCTATTTTTAAGTCAACGTAAATATAGACTTGCTTGAAAAGAAACCTCAAAAAACTGGTTTGCCTTGTCGTTTTTACATTTTGTGCGCTTACAAACTTCAGCCAAACGGCAAAAATAGATAGTCTTTCAGCGTTGTTACCCCGTGCTAAGGGTGGCGAGTTGGTAAATCTGTATCTGGAACTATCTAAAGAATATGCCTTTGTCGATCCCTCAAAAATCATTTATTATGCCAATTTGGCGCTTCCGATTACTTTGGAGAACAAAAACGAGGAGCAAGAGTGTCAATGTTATTTGCGGTTGGCAGCCGGGCATATTTTCTCAGGAAATTTTGAGGAAGGTCGAGACTTTTCACAAAAGGGAATCGATCTTGCATTGAAGATTGGAGATGAGGAAGCGTTGGTGATTGGGATGAATACCATGGCGTCCTATCAGATGAACCTGGGGAATTATTCTGAAGCACTTGATTTGTTTCTTCGTTCACTTCTAAAAGCCCAGGATCTTGGATTGGATGAGCGGGTTGCTTCTATCAAATTAAACATTGGAACGGTACTGACAACGAAGGGTGACCGTGTTACAGGCTTGCGCTATCTGCTCGATGCTTTGAGTTATTACGAGGATCATAAAGATCCGAAGATCGAAGCGCGTATCATGAATAATATTGCCGTAAACTACCACTACTGGAAGGATTACGACCGGGCTCTCGAATTTTACCAGAAGACACTCGAGATTGATAAAAAGTTGACAGACTACATCGGTCAAACAATTGTGATGAACAATATCGGGGAGATCTATAAGGATAAAGAAGAATACGATGAAGCTATTCCTTACTACCAGGAAGTAATTGAACTTGCCGACAGTATTGACATGGGTGATTATTACAAAGCCTACGGTTGGATTGGTTTGGCGGAGGTGTACCTGCGGAAAGAAGAATACCAGCAGTCGAATTACTATATCGGCTTGGCGTTGTCGATATTTGAAGAGATTAAAATGCAGGAAGGCATTGCCACAGCCAATTGGTTGTTGGCTCAGATTAGTCTGAATCTGAATTATCTTGGTCAGGCGCTACGGCAAATCAATGTTTGTAAGGAAATTGCCAGCACCTGTGGCATCATCGATCTTGAGCAGGAAGCCTATTTGATAGAGTCGAAAATTCGGGCCAAGTCGGGCGATTATAAAGGTGCCTACGAGAATTTGAAGCACTACACACTGATTACCGATACACTTTACAGCCAGGAACGAACCAACAGTTTCTCGCAGGCCCGTTCGGAAATGGATATGACGCAAAAGCAGAATGAGATTGAGCTTTTGCAAAAGGATAACCAGATTAAGGATCTACGCATTCGGAAGCAAAAGTCAAATACATTGATTCTCTCGGTTGGTGTGATGTCGCTCTTTATCGTTTTCCTGATCATGTTGAGCTACATAAAATCGCGGAAAAGGGCAAACGACCTTTTGACTGAGAAAAACCGGAAAATTGGCCTTCAGCATAAAGAGCTTCTGAAGGTTAATGAAACGAAAGACAAGTTCATGTCGATCATTGGACATGACCTGCGAAACCCGATTGGTGCTTTCAAGGATGTGATTGGGCAATTATCTGATTTCCCCGAAATGTTTACCGACGAGCTGCGTCAGCAAATCATCAACGAATTACGAGACGAGGCCGAAAGTACCTATTTCCTGCTCGACAACCTTTTGTCGTGGGCCAAGAGTCAGAAGGATGCTGTTAGTTACAAGCCCGAACGACTGGACATTCCTGCCCTTGTGAAAAATAATATTCAACTCAATTTCAGGGCTTCCGAGAGTAAACTGATTCGGGTAACAAGTGATCTGCAGGGAGATTTGCAGGTTTATGCTGACCATAACATGGTCAACCTGATCTTCCGTAACCTGATTTCAAACGCCATCAAATTCACCGAAAATGGAGGTTTGGTGCAAATAATCGGGAAGGAGCAGGGCGATAAAATCCTGATTTCGATTAAAGATACAGGCGTTGGAATCGAAGAAGCCGATGTGCCGAAAATTTTCAACCCCAATGCGCACGTATCGACCTACGGTACCAATCACGAAAAAGGCTCCGGACTTGGTTTGTTGCTTTGTAAGGAGTTTGTTGAAACCAATGGAGGAACAATCCGGGTTGAATCGAAAAAAGGCCAGGGAACGACCTTCTCATTTACGCTTAAAAAGTACAGCGATACCATTTAGTATTTTGCGAACCGTTCAAAACGTCAGGTCCGGAGGGACTGAATTTCCGTATTTCGCCGAAGAAATGACTTTTTTGTCATAACTTGTCGGTTGGTTCACCTTTTGATCACTACCATCAAACGGTAAAAACGCCGTATTCCCCGAAAACAACACAGAAGGGAGGCGTATTTTCCCAATTTTTATCATTCTAAAGTAAGTCATTGAAAAAAAATTAAGACAAATGAAGAAATCTTGGATCATTTTAGCCGTCATTGCGGTTGTTGTTATTTTTATTTATTCGTCGTTTAAGGGCACCTACAACACGATGGTGCAAAAGGACGAAGAAGTTAGTGCCAGTTGGGCCCAGGTTGAGAACGTTTATCAACGTCGCGCCGATTTGATTCCGAACCTCGTAAATACAGTGAAAGGATATGCAACGCACGAACAGGAAACTTTGGAAGGTGTGATTGAAGCGCGTTCAAAAGCCACTTCTGTGAATTTGAATGCCGATAATCTGGATGCGCAATCGTTGCAACAATTCCAGCAGGCCCAGGATGGTTTGTCGTCAGCATTGAGCCGATTAATGGTCGTTGTTGAGCGTTACCCCGATTTGAAAGCCAACCAAAACTTCCTGGATTTACAGGCGCAACTGGAAGGAACAGAGAACCGGATCACGGTTGAGCGTCGGAAATTCAATGAGTCGGCTCAGGGATTCAACACCTATATCCGTTCATTCCCGAAAAATATTTACGCCAATATGTTTGGCTTCGAGAAGAAAGCTTATTTCACCGCGGAGCAAGGTGCTGAAAAAGCACCGGTTGTTAACTTCGACGAATAAACGTATAGAATATGGCAGTAGTCGATTTTTTTACAGAACAGGAAAAGAAACAGATCACAGATGCGATTAAAGCAGCGGAATTGAAAACCTCGGGCGAGATCCGGGTGCATGTTGAAGGTCGCTGTAAGGAGGATGTCCTCGATTGTGCAGCCCATTGGTTCGAGCAACTTAAAATGCACAAAACGGCGGCACGAAATGGCGTTCTGTTTTACCTGGCCGTTACCGATCGCAAGTTTGCGATTTTGGGAGATGCCGGTATCAACGCCAAAGTTCCCGATAATTTTTGGGAGTCAACGAAGGATTTGATGCTATCGCATTTTAAAAAAGGACGTTTTGCCGATGGCTTGTCCGAAGGAATATTAATGGCCGGGAAACAGCTGAAAGAACATTTCCCTTACCAGAAAGATGATGTGAACGAACTTTCGGATGATATTTCGTTCGGGAAAAAATAAAGGAACATGAAACAACTACTTTTAATAATAGCCCTTTTTTTTGGTTTTACTTCATACGCTCAGGATATTCCGGAAAAATCGGATCGCTTGGTCAATGACTATGCGAATGTGCTGAGTACAGGAGAGGAGAATCAGTTGGAGGGAGAGCTTGAAAATTTTGCCCGTCAAACTTCTACCCAGATTGTCATTGTAACGGTTCCTTCGTTGGATGGATACGATGTTTCGGATTACGCTTTTCGTTTGGGTGAAAAATGGGGTGTTGGTCAAGGCGACAAAGACAATGGCGTGGTGGTGGTGTTCAAACCAAAAACAGCCGATTCGCGTGGAGAAGTGTTTGTGGCCGTAGGCTACGGTTTGGAGGGCATAATTCCCGATGCTACCGCTAATCGCGATATTGTGAATGGCGAAATGATTCCGCGTTTCAGGCAAGGTGATATTTATGGTGGCCTGTATGCCGGTACAAAAGTCATCATGGGACTGGCTTCGAAGGAATTTACCGCGGCAGAGTATCACGAAAAGGTTAGCGATGGTGGTGGTGGTGCCGGCATAGCCGGGATCATTTTCTTTTTTGTCATCATCTTTTTCGTATCGTCAATTTTCCGAGGGCGTCGCCGGTATTACACCGGTGGCAGTAGCTTGCCATTCTGGTTGCTGATGGGCGGCATGATGGGCAGCAGTAATCATCGCGGAAGCTGGGGGAACTTCTCAGGCGGAAGCGGTGGTTTCGGTGGCGGCGGAGGCTTTGGTGGCTTCGGCGGCGGCGGTTTTGGCGGTGGCGGTGCCGGTGGAAGCTGGTAACGCCGATCATTCAGAAATAGACCGAACGAAAATAAATAAAGGCTAACTGCAAACAGTTAGCCTTTATCGTTTGTATTTCCTTTTTTGCAGGGAAAGTTCGCTTATAATTCAGCTCTGATTTTAGCAATTACTTCTGCGTATTCAGCATCTGTCAAACTTTTCTTTTGCGGGTTCATTTCAAACACACCACCAAAACCGTATCCGTCTTTGTATTTCGGAACGATGTGCGTGTGCAAATGCGATAAGGTATCGGCATAGGCACCGTAATTGATTTTTGTTGGTTTGAATGCACCGGCGATCGCTTTTCCAACCTGGGCAACATCGCGCATAAAAGCATCGCGTTGTTCGTCGCTTAGCTCGTGAAATTCCACACCATGATCCTTGTAAACAACATTACAACGGCCATAGTAGGATTGTTCTTTAAACAGGAACAGCTGTGATACTTCAAGATCGCAGATCTTGATCATTAGATTGTGTAAAGTCTCGTTGTTCTGACAGTACAGACATTCTGAGATTGGTGAGGGCATAGTCGAAAATTTATGATTGGTTATTTTCGGCGCAAGGTAGCACAAAATGCCGGGGGCTGAAGGGGATAAACTGTTTAAAATTTCGTCCGATTTCAACTTCCAGACGACCATTTACAACTATTGTCTTGTTTCTTCAAGTTATGGTCATTCTGTATAAGCTTTCAGGCTTTTTCCAGTGTTTGTTGCTGCTCGGGCATTGGTTCTTCAACTCGGTAATCCTCGAATATGATGGCGATAGCGATTTTGACAAGGAAGGTGAATACCAGGAAGCCTACCGAGAAGATCAGCGCCGCTGTTCTGATTTCGATCATCGATGGTGTATACACGTAGATTTGCCCGAGTACGTCGGGGGTGAACCCGGGGATGATCAGGGCAATTCCTTTTTCTACGTAAACACTGGCATAGATCAGAACAGCACCAATGTTGAGTGTTGTGAAGTTCTTTCGTGTTTTCGGCACAAGAAAAAGAACAAAAGCGATGCAGCCCATAATAATGGAAGCCCAGCTGTAAGGCACGAGCTCCTTGTTGTCGCCAATTCCAAACAGCAAATACTGCCAGTAAAGAAGATGCTCGGTTCCGCTGTAAAACTCTTTGAATAGTTCGGCCACCGAGAAGAAAAGATAGATAAACATCGCGTAGACCATCAGCTCGGCGATGGTCCAAATGGCTTCATCCTTGATCTCGAAACGGGTAAACTTGCGAAGCAGTTGGAATAAGATGAGGAGGATTGCCGGTCCGGAACAGAATGCAGAAGCCAGGAATCTTGGTGCAAGCAGCGCGCTGTTCCAAAATGGTCGGGCGGGAATGGCATTGTAAAGGAATGCTGTTACCGTATGAATGGCCACTGCCATCGGTATGCTGACGAAAACCAAGGTCAGAACGAGTTTCTTGTTGTAATCCTTTTTGATGAAAATTCGGTGCAACAAGTGGATGACCACCACCAGGTTTATGCAGAGGTAGGTGAGCAAAACAAAGAAATCCCACGATAGCATGGAGGATGGAAAGTTCATGGTGCCGATTCCCGGGAGCATGTGCCAGAAGCGGAGCGGATTGCCAATGTCGACAACGATAAATCCAATGCTCATCACAACGGCACAAATAGCCAGCAGTTCGCCGAATATGACAATCTCTTTGATTGGCTTCCAATTGTAAATGTAGGCCGGAATGACCAGCATCACGGCCGCAGCAGCAATCCCGACCAGGAAGGTGAAGTTGCCGATATAGAACGCCCATGAAACCGAATCGCGCATGTTGGTAGTTACGAGGCCATGATTGAGTTGTTTGGCATAGCCTCCGGCACCCCAGACCATAATCAGCAATAAAAAAAGTAGCCACGCGTAATAGCCGCGATTTCCCCGGGAAAGAATTGGTAGGATGCTTCGTGGAAATTGTGTCAGTTTCATGGATCTCGGTTTTGCTTCGTTAAATTGGTTCGGTCTTTATACTCCAAAGAAATAGTAAAACTTCGGTTGTGTATTTAGTTCTTGTTTCAGCACCAGCACCCGTTTATTTTCGAGGATGTACCTGATCTCACTTTCCGGATCGAGCAGGTTCCCGAATTTCCGTGCTCCAACAGGGCAAACTTCAACACAAGCCGGGTACCGGCCTTCACGAACCCGCTGGATGCAGAAGGTGCATTTCTCGACGACCCCTTTCATGCGGGGACGATTGCCCAGGTAATGCACGTTGGTATTCATCTCGTCCTCGGGAACCGAGGGTTCGGCCCAGTTGAAGTGCCTTGCGCCGTAAGGACAAGCAGCCATGCAATAGCGACAGCCAATGCACCAGTTGTAATCGACAACCACAATTCCGTCGGGTTCCTGCCAGGTTGCTTTTACCGGGCAAACAGTGGTGCACTGTGGATTTCGGCATTGCTGACACTGAACCGGCAAATAGAAATGACCTTCTTCCGGAACTTTTTCCGGATTGTAGTGAACGTCGGAATCGGCAAAATCAATTCCCTTTTCTTTTTCCATCTGAAGAACCTGTATCCAATGAATTTGCGGACCGCGCGACTGGTTGTTTTCCTCCACGCAGGCGTAAACACATTTCCGGCAACCAATACAGCGCGACAGGTCGAGTGCATAGCCAAACAGAATTCCGTCGGTTGCCGGCTTAGCCGAAACCGTGAAATCTTTACCGTATTTATTTTTATACTCCAGCTGCAGGCTGGTAATGATCTCGTCCACTTCAGCTTTGGATAGGGTGCGGAAGTTTTTCTGTAAGAAGTGGTCAAGTGCTTTCATGTCGCATCCCGAAAGCGCGATGGCAGAACCTGCAGCCAGCGCCATGTTCTTCAGGAATGACCTTCTGGATTTATCTTCTTTCATAGTTCTGATTTCATCAATTTAGTTCGACATTTTCTGCGGAAGAGGAGGCGGTTCCGGAGTCATCGGTTCAAATTTTGGCGCATGCGGATTATGGCAATGCACGCAAAGCAAATAATGCTTTTGGCCGTTCCATTGGCCGATTCGTTTGCCATGAACGCCAACCCGCCAGTCACGCAATTTCTCGCCATGGCACTGGCCACAGAGTTTGTACGATTCATCAAACCCCAATAGCTTCCCGCTTGCAAGTCTTAGACTGTCCCGGTTTATCAAATCGTGGCAATCCAGGCACCAGCGATTTTCCTTATCGTGATCAAAAATCGAGGTCACTTCTTCGTGCCAGTCCAGTTCCCGCCTGGTTGGATTTGGTTCCAGCTCGCTGTGGCATTCTGAACAAGGGAAAATACCTTCGGTGAGCGGAGGAGCTTCAACGGCGAATTCTTCAGCCTGTTCAGAAGTCATTATTTCCGCTGGGAGAACTTGTTCGTTGTACCTCT
This genomic interval carries:
- the porV gene encoding type IX secretion system outer membrane channel protein PorV, encoding MKKMRSQFFLTALAVLFLLFSGKSFGQSSTSGANVVSTAVPFLTIAPDSRAGAMGDAGVATSPDMNSQHWNPAKYAFIESDLGVALSYSPWLRNLVDDINLAYLSAFKRIDEQQVVSASLRYFSLGGITFRNEYGELQGQQNPNEFAFDVAYSRLLSEKFSGSVALRYIRSDLTGGMPVGGVESHAGNSFAADIAFYYRDEMRHNRKNSVFSAGVNISNIGSKISYTDGETKDFIPANLRLGTSYEMELDDYNSLNFALDLNKLLVPTPDTESLTDENGVIVGGGFSEDKSVIGGIISSFSDAPGGFKEELQEITVSLGVEYWYQKQFALRAGYFHENENKGNRKYFTAGAGFKLNVFTLDFSYLFPTQRNHPLENTLRFSLAFDFDQLSSKRR
- the ispF gene encoding 2-C-methyl-D-erythritol 2,4-cyclodiphosphate synthase, whose translation is MIIRVGLGYDVHSLAEGETLWLGGILVPHSKGTVAHSDGDVLIHAICDALLGAAKLRDIGYHFPDTSSDFKNVDSKILLKKCQELIAEKGYEIGNIDATIAAQQPKLKDFIPLMEAKMAEVLGIDEDCVSVKATTTERLGFEGRQEGISAYASVLIQK
- a CDS encoding CoA-binding protein; amino-acid sequence: MKKTLVIGASEKPERYSYKAIKALRQHGHEVVALAPRPGKVADVDFSTDPVDFQGIDTVTLYVGPQNQAGYMDYVEKLQPKRVIFNPGTENDAFAERLEQAGIQSEIACTLVLLSIGQY
- a CDS encoding thioredoxin family protein, encoding METFIGTLDDFAGFLTREQAVIVYFSTDECQVCKVLKPKIVELICGSFPEMKLLYVPMNSNPEIAGQYRIFAVPTIVVYFEGREFMRKSRSFGLDELKNEISRPYKLMFS
- a CDS encoding ATP-binding protein; its protein translation is MKRNLKKLVCLVVFTFCALTNFSQTAKIDSLSALLPRAKGGELVNLYLELSKEYAFVDPSKIIYYANLALPITLENKNEEQECQCYLRLAAGHIFSGNFEEGRDFSQKGIDLALKIGDEEALVIGMNTMASYQMNLGNYSEALDLFLRSLLKAQDLGLDERVASIKLNIGTVLTTKGDRVTGLRYLLDALSYYEDHKDPKIEARIMNNIAVNYHYWKDYDRALEFYQKTLEIDKKLTDYIGQTIVMNNIGEIYKDKEEYDEAIPYYQEVIELADSIDMGDYYKAYGWIGLAEVYLRKEEYQQSNYYIGLALSIFEEIKMQEGIATANWLLAQISLNLNYLGQALRQINVCKEIASTCGIIDLEQEAYLIESKIRAKSGDYKGAYENLKHYTLITDTLYSQERTNSFSQARSEMDMTQKQNEIELLQKDNQIKDLRIRKQKSNTLILSVGVMSLFIVFLIMLSYIKSRKRANDLLTEKNRKIGLQHKELLKVNETKDKFMSIIGHDLRNPIGAFKDVIGQLSDFPEMFTDELRQQIINELRDEAESTYFLLDNLLSWAKSQKDAVSYKPERLDIPALVKNNIQLNFRASESKLIRVTSDLQGDLQVYADHNMVNLIFRNLISNAIKFTENGGLVQIIGKEQGDKILISIKDTGVGIEEADVPKIFNPNAHVSTYGTNHEKGSGLGLLLCKEFVETNGGTIRVESKKGQGTTFSFTLKKYSDTI
- a CDS encoding LemA family protein, which gives rise to MKKSWIILAVIAVVVIFIYSSFKGTYNTMVQKDEEVSASWAQVENVYQRRADLIPNLVNTVKGYATHEQETLEGVIEARSKATSVNLNADNLDAQSLQQFQQAQDGLSSALSRLMVVVERYPDLKANQNFLDLQAQLEGTENRITVERRKFNESAQGFNTYIRSFPKNIYANMFGFEKKAYFTAEQGAEKAPVVNFDE
- a CDS encoding TPM domain-containing protein codes for the protein MAVVDFFTEQEKKQITDAIKAAELKTSGEIRVHVEGRCKEDVLDCAAHWFEQLKMHKTAARNGVLFYLAVTDRKFAILGDAGINAKVPDNFWESTKDLMLSHFKKGRFADGLSEGILMAGKQLKEHFPYQKDDVNELSDDISFGKK
- a CDS encoding TPM domain-containing protein, which encodes MKQLLLIIALFFGFTSYAQDIPEKSDRLVNDYANVLSTGEENQLEGELENFARQTSTQIVIVTVPSLDGYDVSDYAFRLGEKWGVGQGDKDNGVVVVFKPKTADSRGEVFVAVGYGLEGIIPDATANRDIVNGEMIPRFRQGDIYGGLYAGTKVIMGLASKEFTAAEYHEKVSDGGGGAGIAGIIFFFVIIFFVSSIFRGRRRYYTGGSSLPFWLLMGGMMGSSNHRGSWGNFSGGSGGFGGGGGFGGFGGGGFGGGGAGGSW
- a CDS encoding HIT family protein, encoding MPSPISECLYCQNNETLHNLMIKICDLEVSQLFLFKEQSYYGRCNVVYKDHGVEFHELSDEQRDAFMRDVAQVGKAIAGAFKPTKINYGAYADTLSHLHTHIVPKYKDGYGFGGVFEMNPQKKSLTDAEYAEVIAKIRAEL
- the dsrP gene encoding sulfate reduction electron transfer complex DsrMKJOP subunit DsrP, producing MKLTQFPRSILPILSRGNRGYYAWLLFLLLIMVWGAGGYAKQLNHGLVTTNMRDSVSWAFYIGNFTFLVGIAAAAVMLVIPAYIYNWKPIKEIVIFGELLAICAVVMSIGFIVVDIGNPLRFWHMLPGIGTMNFPSSMLSWDFFVLLTYLCINLVVVIHLLHRIFIKKDYNKKLVLTLVFVSIPMAVAIHTVTAFLYNAIPARPFWNSALLAPRFLASAFCSGPAILLILFQLLRKFTRFEIKDEAIWTIAELMVYAMFIYLFFSVAELFKEFYSGTEHLLYWQYLLFGIGDNKELVPYSWASIIMGCIAFVLFLVPKTRKNFTTLNIGAVLIYASVYVEKGIALIIPGFTPDVLGQIYVYTPSMIEIRTAALIFSVGFLVFTFLVKIAIAIIFEDYRVEEPMPEQQQTLEKA
- a CDS encoding 4Fe-4S dicluster domain-containing protein, which encodes MKEDKSRRSFLKNMALAAGSAIALSGCDMKALDHFLQKNFRTLSKAEVDEIITSLQLEYKNKYGKDFTVSAKPATDGILFGYALDLSRCIGCRKCVYACVEENNQSRGPQIHWIQVLQMEKEKGIDFADSDVHYNPEKVPEEGHFYLPVQCQQCRNPQCTTVCPVKATWQEPDGIVVVDYNWCIGCRYCMAACPYGARHFNWAEPSVPEDEMNTNVHYLGNRPRMKGVVEKCTFCIQRVREGRYPACVEVCPVGARKFGNLLDPESEIRYILENKRVLVLKQELNTQPKFYYFFGV